A single region of the Halobacterium wangiae genome encodes:
- a CDS encoding MFS transporter has translation MNDDSSRRVLAAVFPAGLPNRALVVLGVGLFGMGLAVGSYGAAVTRLLERGVAPGVAGLGMTLFLLGQLVVVAPADRLTRTRRSALVATVGLLAGAAAVALSSVGTVGTTLVARGLLGLGQGAAFVGAMKHVGRRTPGDLVATAQGLLGALFTLGLAVALAVAPTTFDAVGVPASMLVVAVVVAVGAAGAPFLDRGQSEPLVPVRAYLAPLRSRVGLALGLGNMATFGFLIVATTWYVDALEGVAGVPATATLLAFAATTVVGRALGGLLAARLGEPAVVRWSLLGLAAALAGMAAGVHYGVPALLVVGVAGTGFGFSVPFGPLFALAFSNLADDAGVTLVVMLAVGNAGALAYPWLVGELVAATATYATGFAAMSATVVGIWVLWRSAIGGAPAVTLDD, from the coding sequence GTGAACGACGACTCGTCGCGCCGCGTGCTGGCGGCTGTGTTCCCCGCTGGCCTCCCGAACCGGGCGCTGGTAGTGCTCGGCGTCGGTCTCTTCGGCATGGGGCTGGCCGTCGGCAGCTACGGCGCGGCGGTCACACGACTCCTCGAACGGGGCGTCGCCCCGGGCGTCGCGGGCCTCGGGATGACGCTGTTCCTGCTCGGCCAGCTCGTCGTCGTGGCGCCGGCAGACCGCCTCACGCGGACGCGGCGCTCGGCACTGGTGGCGACCGTTGGCCTGCTCGCCGGCGCCGCCGCCGTCGCACTGTCTTCCGTCGGCACCGTCGGCACCACGCTCGTAGCTCGCGGACTGCTCGGTCTCGGCCAGGGTGCGGCGTTCGTCGGCGCGATGAAACACGTCGGACGGCGGACGCCCGGGGACCTCGTGGCGACCGCGCAGGGACTGCTCGGCGCGCTGTTCACGCTGGGGCTGGCGGTCGCGCTGGCCGTCGCCCCGACGACGTTCGACGCAGTCGGCGTCCCGGCGTCGATGCTCGTCGTCGCCGTCGTCGTCGCTGTCGGTGCCGCCGGCGCACCGTTCCTCGACAGGGGGCAGAGCGAACCGCTCGTCCCCGTGCGCGCCTACCTCGCGCCGCTCCGCTCCCGGGTCGGGCTCGCGCTCGGCCTCGGCAACATGGCGACGTTCGGCTTCCTCATCGTGGCGACGACTTGGTACGTCGACGCCCTGGAGGGCGTCGCGGGGGTGCCTGCCACCGCCACGCTGCTCGCGTTCGCGGCGACCACCGTCGTCGGTCGCGCCCTCGGCGGCCTGCTGGCTGCCCGCCTGGGCGAGCCTGCGGTCGTCCGCTGGTCGCTGCTCGGTCTCGCCGCTGCCCTCGCGGGGATGGCCGCGGGCGTCCACTACGGCGTCCCGGCGCTGCTCGTCGTGGGCGTCGCGGGCACCGGCTTCGGGTTCAGCGTGCCGTTCGGGCCGCTGTTCGCGCTCGCGTTCTCGAACCTCGCGGACGACGCCGGGGTGACGCTGGTCGTGATGCTCGCCGTCGGCAACGCAGGCGCGCTCGCTTACCCGTGGCTCGTCGGCGAACTGGTGGCCGCGACGGCGACGTACGCGACGGGGTTCGCCGCGATGAGCGCCACCGTCGTCGGCATCTGGGTGCTCTGGCGGAGCGCGATCGGCGGCGCCCCCGCGGTGACGCTCGACGACTGA
- a CDS encoding OsmC-related (seleno)protein gives MPLDWDLQEAVWEEFELLAEADRVPTGENRVETELVENYHGRGTARDFEFESDEPASMAGGENRGPRPLEYFLAGFAFCQQVVLAKHALATGVEVDDVRVEVEGDVDPRGVLGIGDVDSGFDGGLRQVTRVESPATPHEIRELVATADANCPASASLSVPVDRELFLNGERIDG, from the coding sequence ATGCCACTCGACTGGGACCTGCAGGAGGCAGTCTGGGAGGAGTTCGAACTGCTCGCGGAGGCCGACCGCGTGCCGACCGGGGAGAACCGCGTGGAGACGGAACTCGTCGAGAACTACCACGGCCGCGGGACCGCCCGCGACTTCGAGTTCGAGTCCGACGAGCCGGCGTCGATGGCCGGCGGGGAGAACCGCGGACCGCGGCCCCTCGAGTACTTCCTCGCCGGGTTCGCGTTCTGCCAGCAGGTCGTCCTGGCGAAACACGCCCTCGCGACGGGGGTCGAGGTGGACGACGTGCGCGTCGAAGTCGAGGGTGACGTCGACCCGCGCGGCGTCCTCGGCATCGGCGACGTCGACTCCGGGTTCGACGGTGGACTCCGGCAGGTCACGCGCGTCGAGAGCCCGGCGACCCCCCACGAGATCCGGGAACTCGTGGCGACCGCCGACGCGAACTGCCCGGCCAGCGCCTCGCTGTCGGTTCCGGTCGACCGCGAACTGTTCCTGAACGGCGAGCGGATCGACGGCTGA